In Litorimonas taeanensis, one DNA window encodes the following:
- a CDS encoding TonB-dependent receptor, whose protein sequence is MTKFSSLKTPFFLSFAFLMSASQAAIAQAISDEVIVTATKIAKNTQDLGMSVSVIDGDTLSQFDSAEELTQRVSGLQAAVANGNQIAFQIRGIGAVDHQALTPTAAAVYVDGVYQATNVQTGPLLFDVEQAEVLKGPQGALYGRNASSGAINFNSVLPGDVKTGYVAGEYGNFDRFNLNAAATLPVSDVFSLRLSGRYLNQGPVLENVATNDAIEAPKQGGGERDEFGLRAIAWLKASPATDVLMNIHYAEDNGINQAPLNDSRNVEAHQISIGPDGIQDTDNEFFGASVNVTHAFDNLTVVSLTAFESYNQQYGFDFDGTPAPFDVTSLNANLAYDRNFEQVSQELRLSYVSDKLELMAGAYLEAEEFDQDYLIWCGDLNPETLLGTCRYVGAPGRVGPNPASDGTATTLLSTIEQSRKTAALFTYNTVEILPKLDVVLGARLTHEVIEGSGEGRHYFDDGITALNNQNGLGLAIGQNEISDTRLSGNIGLNYSVSDETLLYASYSNGFKSGGFNGEVINNATHFTDEGLFGAETVNAFETGVKFAGSEIAFNMAAFYQLYDNPQARIFVPFTTQNGGSFTSNSLSNLDEATSYGVEADVSWTPVKGLDLFAGVTLLDTEINQVENPAVPQNADTFDGNPLPFSSDVSAVLSARYEWAINDALRASVQGNGKYQSRFYLDAEGRDDRRQPAYEIVDGSAYLHFNNGVDLGVWGRNLTNSDYAVSGFGFIGYNTFRGAPRSYGVAVKYSY, encoded by the coding sequence ATGACGAAATTTAGCTCTTTGAAAACCCCTTTCTTTCTTTCTTTTGCTTTTTTGATGTCGGCATCACAGGCCGCTATTGCTCAAGCCATATCAGATGAAGTCATTGTCACTGCGACCAAAATTGCAAAGAATACTCAAGATTTAGGGATGAGTGTCTCTGTGATTGATGGGGATACATTATCGCAATTTGACAGCGCGGAGGAGCTCACACAGCGCGTTTCTGGCCTTCAGGCGGCGGTCGCGAATGGTAATCAAATTGCCTTTCAAATTCGCGGTATTGGCGCGGTAGATCACCAAGCGCTGACACCTACAGCCGCTGCAGTATATGTGGATGGTGTGTATCAAGCGACCAATGTTCAAACGGGGCCGCTCTTATTTGATGTGGAGCAAGCCGAAGTATTAAAAGGCCCACAAGGGGCCTTATATGGTCGAAATGCTTCTAGTGGTGCTATAAACTTTAATTCGGTTTTGCCCGGTGATGTGAAAACAGGATATGTCGCTGGTGAGTATGGGAATTTTGACCGCTTTAACCTAAATGCGGCGGCGACTTTGCCAGTTAGCGATGTTTTTTCATTACGCCTATCTGGTCGGTATCTCAATCAAGGCCCTGTTCTTGAAAATGTTGCTACGAATGATGCGATTGAGGCCCCAAAACAAGGCGGAGGGGAACGTGATGAATTTGGTCTTAGAGCCATAGCTTGGCTAAAGGCTTCCCCTGCAACTGATGTTCTGATGAATATTCATTACGCAGAAGATAACGGTATTAATCAAGCCCCCTTAAATGACAGCCGTAATGTAGAGGCGCATCAAATTTCTATTGGCCCTGATGGGATTCAGGATACTGACAATGAATTTTTTGGGGCCTCTGTAAATGTCACGCATGCGTTTGACAATTTGACGGTGGTCTCATTGACGGCTTTCGAAAGCTATAACCAGCAATATGGTTTTGACTTTGACGGAACACCCGCCCCGTTTGACGTAACCTCATTAAATGCGAACTTGGCTTACGACAGGAATTTTGAACAAGTCAGTCAAGAGCTAAGGCTCAGTTATGTATCTGATAAACTGGAATTGATGGCTGGTGCTTATTTAGAGGCGGAAGAGTTTGACCAAGACTATCTTATATGGTGCGGTGACTTAAACCCTGAAACATTATTGGGAACCTGTCGTTATGTTGGCGCTCCGGGTCGCGTAGGGCCGAACCCTGCTTCGGACGGGACAGCGACAACATTGCTCTCAACAATAGAGCAATCCCGCAAAACAGCCGCTTTGTTTACTTATAATACGGTCGAAATATTACCGAAACTTGATGTCGTTTTGGGCGCGCGATTAACGCATGAAGTGATAGAAGGTAGTGGGGAAGGCCGTCATTATTTCGATGATGGTATTACGGCCCTGAATAATCAAAATGGTCTGGGTCTGGCTATTGGTCAAAATGAAATTTCGGACACACGCCTCTCAGGGAATATTGGTCTGAATTATTCCGTCTCAGATGAAACTTTGCTTTATGCCTCTTATTCCAATGGCTTTAAGAGCGGTGGCTTTAATGGTGAAGTTATCAATAATGCAACGCACTTCACAGATGAGGGCCTCTTTGGAGCGGAGACTGTTAATGCGTTTGAAACTGGCGTTAAATTTGCGGGCTCAGAAATCGCTTTCAATATGGCCGCTTTTTATCAACTTTATGATAATCCACAGGCCCGAATTTTCGTCCCATTCACGACGCAAAATGGTGGCTCTTTTACATCAAACTCCCTGTCCAACTTAGATGAAGCGACATCATATGGCGTTGAAGCTGATGTAAGCTGGACCCCTGTGAAAGGTCTCGATTTATTTGCGGGTGTGACGCTATTGGACACGGAAATCAACCAAGTTGAAAATCCAGCCGTACCGCAAAATGCAGATACATTTGATGGAAATCCTTTACCCTTTTCATCCGATGTTTCGGCGGTTTTATCTGCGCGATATGAGTGGGCCATAAATGATGCTCTACGTGCCTCTGTTCAAGGTAACGGAAAATATCAAAGCCGTTTTTATTTGGATGCAGAGGGCCGTGATGATCGTCGTCAACCAGCTTATGAAATTGTGGATGGCTCTGCCTATTTACATTTCAATAATGGCGTGGATTTAGGGGTTTGGGGTCGAAACCTTACAAATTCAGACTATGCAGTCTCGGGCTTTGGCTTCATTGGATATAATACCTTCCGAGGCGCGCCGAGAAGCT
- a CDS encoding glycosyltransferase, with translation MTFCDLTQSYSEMGGGVRTYLTEKRKYIEANSHHKHVLIIPGPIDRVTRQGRHVTIEIASPRVPGSPNYRLLIRSKSVIRALRSQCPDVIECHDAYNLPWAAIAYRRDHPQTLLVAAYHTDFPTVYVETLSRKFIGAKQASHLKAKAYNYASKLYGQFDRVFALNDDMAERLSGLGVGYVHRLSLGTDTQVFSPDKADEAWRRELKGSPILVYAGRLDKEKQANVVLEAFMSLPCTMNAHLVMIGDGNLKEALMKRSQGKSVTFTGFVRERETLAKLLASSDIYVSAMAHETFGISIIEAQASGLPVIGVKAGAMIERVPSTLGHLGPVGDAKAMALAIERLWRSEQISDIGKNAREHVLKNYSWNRTFLSLFEKVYTDERLELSA, from the coding sequence ATGACCTTTTGTGATTTAACGCAGTCTTACTCTGAAATGGGCGGCGGCGTGCGTACCTATTTAACAGAAAAACGCAAATATATTGAGGCTAATAGTCATCATAAACATGTTCTCATTATTCCTGGCCCTATTGATCGCGTTACAAGGCAGGGGCGACATGTTACAATTGAGATTGCATCGCCGCGAGTGCCGGGAAGCCCGAATTACAGACTCTTGATACGGTCAAAATCAGTCATACGCGCCTTAAGGTCACAATGCCCTGATGTAATAGAATGTCATGATGCTTATAACTTACCGTGGGCAGCAATCGCCTATCGCCGCGACCATCCGCAGACACTTCTCGTCGCGGCCTATCATACAGATTTTCCAACTGTCTATGTTGAAACTCTGAGCCGTAAATTTATTGGCGCTAAACAAGCGAGCCATTTAAAAGCGAAGGCCTATAATTATGCGTCAAAATTATATGGTCAGTTCGACAGAGTTTTTGCGTTAAACGACGATATGGCCGAACGGCTGTCAGGTTTAGGTGTAGGCTATGTTCATAGGCTATCCTTGGGGACGGATACGCAGGTCTTTTCACCTGATAAGGCAGATGAGGCTTGGCGCCGTGAATTAAAAGGGTCTCCCATTCTGGTCTATGCGGGCCGATTAGATAAGGAAAAGCAAGCCAATGTCGTGCTAGAAGCATTTATGTCGCTTCCATGCACGATGAATGCACACCTTGTTATGATTGGAGACGGTAATTTAAAAGAGGCCCTTATGAAGCGGTCTCAAGGTAAGTCCGTGACCTTCACAGGCTTTGTGCGAGAGCGGGAAACACTCGCTAAACTTCTGGCGTCTAGTGATATTTATGTTTCCGCTATGGCGCATGAAACCTTTGGGATTTCAATTATAGAGGCGCAAGCCTCTGGATTGCCTGTCATAGGTGTTAAGGCAGGGGCTATGATTGAGCGCGTTCCGAGTACCCTTGGTCATTTAGGGCCTGTAGGGGACGCAAAAGCCATGGCCTTGGCCATTGAAAGACTTTGGCGTTCTGAACAAATCAGTGACATCGGAAAGAATGCCCGAGAACATGTTTTGAAAAACTACAGTTGGAATCGAACCTTTCTATCTCTCTTTGAAAAAGTCTATACGGATGAAAGGCTTGAACTTTCCGCCTGA